The following proteins come from a genomic window of Corynebacterium hansenii:
- the mtrA gene encoding MtrAB system response regulator MtrA codes for MSAKILVVDDDPAIAEMLTMVLQREGFETVVVGDGLEAVGAASREHPDLILLDLMLPGMGGVDVCRNVREESAVPIIMLTAKTDTVDVVLGLESGADDYVTKPFKPKELVARVRARLRRQDDEPGEVIEVGDLVIDVPGHAVSRGGEEIALTPLEFDLLLALAQRPKQVFSREELLEKVWGYRHSSDTRLVNVHVQRLRSKIEQDPENPRIVLTVRGVGYKTGE; via the coding sequence ATGAGTGCCAAAATCCTGGTCGTCGACGACGACCCCGCCATCGCCGAAATGCTGACCATGGTCCTCCAGCGCGAGGGCTTCGAGACCGTCGTGGTCGGCGATGGGCTGGAAGCGGTGGGGGCCGCGTCGCGCGAGCACCCGGACCTGATCCTGCTGGACCTCATGCTGCCCGGCATGGGCGGCGTCGACGTGTGCCGCAACGTCCGCGAGGAAAGCGCGGTGCCCATCATCATGCTCACCGCGAAGACCGACACCGTCGACGTGGTGCTGGGCCTGGAATCCGGCGCGGACGACTACGTCACCAAGCCGTTCAAGCCGAAGGAGCTCGTCGCCCGCGTCCGCGCGCGCCTGCGCCGCCAGGACGACGAGCCCGGCGAGGTCATCGAGGTCGGCGACCTGGTCATCGACGTCCCCGGCCACGCGGTGTCCCGCGGCGGCGAGGAGATCGCGCTGACCCCCCTGGAGTTCGACCTGCTGCTGGCGCTGGCCCAGCGCCCGAAGCAGGTGTTCAGCCGCGAGGAGCTGCTGGAGAAGGTGTGGGGCTACCGCCACTCCTCCGACACCAGGCTGGTCAACGTCCACGTCCAGCGCCTGCGCTCGAAGATCGAGCAGGACCCGGAGAACCCGCGCATCGTGCTGACGGTCCGCGGCGTCGGCTACAAGACCGGCGAGTAG
- the mtrB gene encoding MtrAB system histidine kinase MtrB yields the protein MAEDRRRLGDRLGAAWRRALRSWRTSLQVRVVTSVMVVSVLVVGMLGFALVSIVAQRLLDAKFNVANEEIDRARVVVEQTIAASGADGTQAKLNVGREALADRETGATTGSATIYEAVLIATGADGETVRSPVDGFVPTQLRPFIQQGQISYQYATMEARDGSNYSALVIGTPTSADVPGLELYLVMPLTAEESTLALVRGLFAGATVVMTLLLVGITWLFANQVTGPVRSAARISERFAAGHLRERMAVEGEDEMARLAVSFNKMAESLALQIQQLEEYGDLQRQFTSDVSHELRTPLTTVRMAADLIADAAEDLDPATRRASELMIAELDRFEMLLADLLEISRHDAGVAELSAERVDMRRCIDAAHQPLQVVAQESGTQVVLDVPDEPVPASVDSRRVERVLRNLMANAIDHSEGNPVVVALRADDRVVACTVTDHGVGLKPEQEELVFNRFWRADPSRERRTGGTGLGLAIAREDVLLHGGRLEGHGVPGVGSCFRLLLPLEPGGPVDTEPLPLEVPGAPAPVPKTEVIDAIAVKREEREAGTEGERA from the coding sequence ATGGCGGAGGACCGGCGGCGGCTGGGGGATCGGCTGGGGGCGGCGTGGCGGCGTGCCCTGCGGTCGTGGCGCACGTCGCTCCAGGTGCGCGTGGTCACGTCCGTGATGGTCGTGTCGGTGCTCGTCGTCGGCATGCTCGGCTTCGCGCTGGTGTCGATCGTCGCCCAGCGGCTTCTCGACGCGAAGTTCAACGTGGCCAACGAGGAAATCGACCGCGCCCGCGTCGTCGTGGAGCAGACCATCGCCGCGTCCGGCGCCGACGGGACGCAGGCGAAGCTCAACGTCGGCCGCGAGGCGCTGGCGGACCGCGAAACCGGCGCTACGACGGGCTCGGCGACGATCTACGAGGCCGTGCTCATCGCCACCGGCGCCGACGGCGAAACCGTGCGCTCGCCCGTCGACGGGTTCGTGCCCACGCAGCTGCGGCCCTTCATCCAGCAGGGCCAGATCAGCTACCAGTACGCCACCATGGAGGCCCGCGACGGGTCGAACTATTCGGCGCTGGTCATCGGCACCCCGACGTCGGCCGACGTGCCCGGCCTGGAGCTGTACCTGGTCATGCCGCTGACCGCGGAGGAGTCCACCCTGGCGCTGGTCCGCGGCCTCTTCGCCGGCGCGACCGTCGTCATGACGCTGCTGCTGGTGGGCATCACGTGGCTCTTCGCCAACCAGGTCACCGGCCCCGTGCGGTCGGCCGCCCGGATCTCGGAGCGGTTCGCGGCGGGGCACCTGCGCGAGCGCATGGCCGTCGAGGGCGAGGACGAGATGGCCCGCCTCGCGGTGAGCTTCAACAAGATGGCCGAATCGCTCGCCCTGCAGATCCAGCAGCTGGAGGAATACGGCGACCTGCAGCGCCAGTTCACCTCGGACGTCTCGCACGAGCTGCGCACGCCGCTGACCACGGTGCGCATGGCGGCCGATCTCATCGCCGACGCCGCGGAGGACCTCGACCCCGCCACGCGCCGCGCCTCCGAGCTGATGATCGCCGAGCTCGACCGCTTCGAGATGCTCCTGGCCGACCTGCTGGAGATCTCGCGCCACGACGCCGGCGTCGCGGAGCTGTCCGCCGAGCGCGTGGACATGCGCCGGTGCATCGACGCCGCCCACCAGCCGCTGCAGGTCGTGGCGCAGGAGTCGGGCACCCAGGTCGTCCTCGACGTGCCGGACGAGCCCGTGCCGGCGAGCGTCGACTCGCGCCGCGTCGAGCGCGTGCTGCGCAACCTCATGGCCAACGCCATCGACCATTCGGAGGGCAATCCGGTGGTCGTCGCGCTGCGGGCCGACGACCGAGTGGTCGCCTGCACCGTCACCGACCACGGCGTCGGCCTGAAACCCGAGCAGGAGGAGCTGGTGTTCAACCGGTTCTGGCGCGCCGACCCGTCGCGCGAGCGCCGCACCGGCGGCACCGGCCTCGGCCTGGCCATCGCCCGCGAGGACGTGCTGCTCCACGGCGGCCGGCTGGAGGGCCATGGCGTCCCCGGCGTCGGCAGCTGTTTCCGGCTGCTCCTGCCGCTGGAGCCCGGCGGCCCCGTGGACACGGAGCCGCTGCCGCTGGAGGTGCCCGGGGCGCCGGCCCCGGTGCCGAAAACCGAGGTGATCGACGCCATCGCCGTCAAGCGGGAGGAACGCGAAGCGGGAACGGAGGGGGAGCGGGCATGA
- a CDS encoding LpqB family beta-propeller domain-containing protein, with amino-acid sequence MMRRTRKTIVAAASAAALVLSGCTTMPGDTTPQAIRPFEAPAHDIEVPTPRPDAAPDLVLRDFYAASAHPTDDYAAAKKFLTDDAREKWNPHAGRWIVDGINVIGDGGGDEDARSFGTRGSIVGALAENGAYETQSALYEDSVELRMNEEGQWRIARLPDGVLLERQAFLDSHAPRNVYFLDPSGNQLVPDNRWIYRGVGDAAMELLKTMRGGPRNRLMPGVTSSFPAEAAVEVGRQEEGPGRVIRLTGLGDLDETLRRLLAAQIVWTLASADVRGPWVLEADGRPLVESHPGPWTRDSDELRTLDPTKGPGDRAPLHAVETGGVVEVTDNGQRKLPGWTSEGGRVLVSAGIGVDEAGTRLIAGVSRADRGGSGESSLLLGRAGVAPERVLSAKSLTRPSWSPDAASVWTVVDGDRVLRLVGNSSAVPAVEEIDVSGIPEVGGGISELRVDPSGTQVAMIAGGNIWIATIEQAESGPWRLVNARRLSLTDGVTPVTLAWAPNSTIIVGAYGDSAPMWRIYPDGSVNYMLPKLNLSPPVAVVSATSSKIFALDDNALMELVTGEGEAQFWRAVPGVEGRAAPVTVE; translated from the coding sequence ATGATGCGCCGGACCAGGAAGACGATCGTCGCCGCGGCGAGCGCCGCCGCGCTGGTGCTCTCCGGGTGCACCACCATGCCGGGCGACACCACGCCCCAGGCCATCCGGCCCTTCGAGGCGCCGGCGCACGACATCGAGGTGCCCACGCCGCGCCCCGACGCGGCCCCCGACCTGGTGCTGCGCGACTTCTACGCCGCCTCCGCCCACCCGACGGACGACTACGCGGCGGCGAAGAAGTTCCTCACCGACGACGCCCGCGAGAAGTGGAACCCCCACGCCGGCAGGTGGATCGTCGACGGCATCAACGTCATCGGCGACGGCGGCGGCGACGAGGACGCGCGCAGCTTCGGCACCCGCGGCTCCATCGTCGGCGCCCTGGCGGAAAACGGCGCGTACGAGACCCAGTCGGCGCTGTACGAGGACTCCGTCGAGCTGCGCATGAACGAGGAGGGGCAGTGGCGCATCGCCCGGCTCCCCGACGGGGTGCTGCTGGAGCGCCAGGCCTTCCTGGACAGCCACGCACCGCGCAACGTGTACTTCCTCGACCCGTCCGGCAACCAGCTCGTGCCCGACAACCGGTGGATCTACCGCGGCGTCGGCGACGCCGCCATGGAGCTGCTGAAGACCATGCGCGGCGGTCCCCGCAACAGGCTGATGCCGGGCGTGACGTCGTCGTTCCCGGCGGAGGCCGCGGTGGAGGTCGGCCGCCAGGAGGAGGGTCCGGGCCGGGTGATCCGGCTGACCGGCCTCGGCGACCTCGACGAGACGCTGCGCAGGCTGCTCGCCGCCCAGATCGTGTGGACGCTCGCGTCGGCCGACGTGCGCGGGCCGTGGGTGCTGGAGGCCGACGGCCGCCCGCTGGTCGAGTCGCACCCGGGGCCGTGGACGCGCGACTCCGACGAGCTGCGCACCCTCGACCCGACGAAGGGCCCCGGCGACCGCGCGCCGCTGCACGCGGTGGAGACCGGAGGCGTCGTGGAGGTCACCGACAACGGGCAGCGGAAGTTGCCCGGCTGGACCTCCGAGGGCGGGCGGGTCCTGGTGTCCGCGGGCATCGGCGTCGACGAGGCCGGCACGCGCCTGATCGCGGGCGTGTCCCGCGCCGACCGCGGCGGCTCGGGCGAATCGTCGCTGTTGCTGGGCCGCGCGGGCGTCGCCCCGGAGAGGGTGCTGTCCGCCAAGAGCCTGACCCGCCCCAGCTGGTCGCCCGACGCGGCGTCGGTGTGGACGGTCGTCGACGGCGACCGCGTGCTGCGGCTGGTGGGCAATTCCTCCGCGGTGCCGGCGGTGGAGGAGATCGACGTCTCCGGCATCCCCGAGGTCGGCGGCGGCATTTCCGAGCTGCGCGTCGACCCGTCGGGCACGCAGGTGGCCATGATCGCCGGCGGCAACATCTGGATCGCCACCATCGAGCAGGCCGAGTCCGGCCCGTGGCGGCTGGTCAACGCCCGCCGCCTGTCGCTGACGGACGGGGTTACGCCGGTGACCCTGGCGTGGGCGCCGAATTCGACGATCATCGTCGGCGCCTACGGCGACAGCGCCCCGATGTGGCGCATCTACCCGGATGGCTCGGTGAACTACATGCTGCCGAAGCTGAACCTGAGCCCGCCGGTCGCGGTGGTGTCGGCGACGTCGTCGAAGATCTTCGCGCTCGACGACAACGCCCTGATGGAGCTGGTCACCGGCGAGGGCGAGGCCCAGTTCTGGCGGGCCGTGCCCGGCGTCGAGGGCCGCGCGGCCCCGGTGACCGTCGAGTAG
- a CDS encoding ComF family protein, with product MWGELADVALPRACPGCGAPGPPPCPECRREFARPPVRLSPRVHVAAPTWSCGSYAGPRRAVVLAAKELCDASARHVMGAVIGAAVLRLAAEGAVAHPSQSPVTLVPAPTRASAARRRGGDPVAAACRIAAGRIPGARVAAGLLRTAEGAEDSAGLTAAGRRRNIAGRIVPSGTVAGPVLLVDDVLTTGATAAHSVLVLASLGIRVDGVIVFSHA from the coding sequence ATGTGGGGGGAGCTGGCCGACGTCGCCCTGCCCCGCGCCTGCCCGGGGTGCGGGGCGCCGGGCCCGCCGCCGTGCCCGGAGTGCCGCCGCGAGTTCGCCCGGCCGCCGGTGCGACTGTCGCCGCGGGTGCACGTCGCCGCGCCGACGTGGTCCTGCGGGTCCTACGCGGGGCCCCGGCGGGCGGTGGTCCTGGCCGCCAAGGAGCTTTGCGACGCCTCGGCCCGCCACGTCATGGGCGCGGTGATCGGAGCGGCCGTGCTCCGTTTGGCGGCGGAGGGCGCGGTGGCGCATCCGTCGCAAAGCCCCGTGACGCTGGTGCCGGCGCCGACGCGGGCCTCTGCGGCGCGGCGCCGGGGAGGCGACCCCGTGGCCGCCGCATGCCGGATCGCAGCCGGCCGCATCCCGGGTGCGCGCGTGGCGGCGGGCCTGCTGCGGACGGCCGAGGGGGCGGAGGATTCGGCGGGGCTCACGGCCGCCGGCAGGCGCCGCAACATCGCCGGCCGGATCGTGCCGTCGGGGACGGTCGCGGGGCCCGTCCTGCTCGTCGATGACGTGCTGACGACGGGCGCGACGGCGGCGCATTCCGTGCTCGTGCTCGCGTCGCTGGGCATCCGGGTCGACGGCGTGATCGTGTTTTCGCACGCCTAG
- the hpf gene encoding ribosome hibernation-promoting factor, HPF/YfiA family, with amino-acid sequence MTTPADNNEVLSPNAQVTITGRNVEVPEHFAERVNGKLAKIERLDPTLTFFHVELQHEPNPRRADRSDRIQITATGKGHLARAEAKEDSFYAALESALGKMERSLRKVKARRKISRSGHRAPISVGEATASLVEEANETAPKADPYEDQVEEIQLGKVVRTKEHPATPMSVDDALSEMELVGHDFYLFVDEATGRPSVVYRRHAYDYGMIALANDAE; translated from the coding sequence GTGACGACACCTGCTGACAACAACGAGGTCCTCAGCCCCAATGCCCAGGTGACCATCACCGGGCGCAACGTGGAGGTCCCGGAACACTTCGCCGAGCGAGTCAACGGCAAGCTCGCCAAGATTGAGCGCCTCGATCCGACCCTGACGTTCTTCCACGTCGAGCTGCAGCACGAGCCGAACCCCCGCCGCGCGGATCGTTCCGACCGCATCCAGATCACCGCCACCGGTAAGGGCCACCTGGCCCGCGCGGAGGCGAAGGAGGACAGCTTCTACGCCGCCCTCGAGTCCGCCCTGGGCAAGATGGAGCGCTCCCTGCGCAAGGTCAAGGCCCGCCGCAAGATCAGCCGCTCCGGCCACCGCGCGCCGATCTCCGTGGGCGAGGCCACGGCTTCCCTGGTCGAGGAGGCCAACGAGACCGCCCCGAAGGCCGACCCGTACGAGGATCAGGTCGAGGAGATCCAGCTGGGCAAGGTCGTGCGCACCAAGGAGCACCCGGCCACCCCGATGTCCGTCGATGACGCGCTGTCCGAGATGGAGCTCGTCGGCCACGACTTCTACCTCTTCGTCGACGAGGCCACCGGCCGCCCGTCCGTGGTGTACCGCCGCCACGCCTACGACTACGGCATGATCGCCCTGGCGAACGACGCCGAGTAG
- the secA gene encoding preprotein translocase subunit SecA produces MFSFSKLLRVGEGRAVKRLKGIADAVLELDEEYSELSDEELRLKTEEFKTRLEDGETLDDLLLEAFATAREASWRVLGQKHYPVQVMGGAALHFGNVAEMKTGEGKTLTCVLPAYLNALEGKGVHVVTVNDYLAKRDAEWMGRVHRFLGLETSVILSGLSPDQRREAYAADITYGTNNELGFDYLRDNMAHSLGDLVQRGHHYAIVDEVDSILIDEARTPLIISGPADGSPEWYQAFAGIVKGMRLDIHYEVDVRKRTVGVREEGVAFVEDQLGIENLYAAENSQLVSYLNNAIKAKELFARDKDYIIRNGEVLIVDEFTGRVLAGRRYNEGMHQAIEAKEGVEIKNENQTLATVTLQNYFRMYDKLAGMTGTAETEAAELHQTYKLNVMPIPPNRPNQRKDHPDLVYKTQEAKFYAVIEDIRESHEKGQPVLVGTASVEMSEHLSKLLQREGIKHSVLNAKHHEKEAEIVAVAGRVGAVTVATNMAGRGTDIVLGGNPDIIADLNLRARGLSPTETPEEYEAAWDDEIVRVREEAEEEAEKVREVGGLYVLGTERHESRRIDNQLRGRTARQGDPGETRFYLSMRDELMVRFNGQRMEALMNTLNVPDDVPIDSKVVSNSIKSVQTQVESQNFEVRKNVLKYDEVMNQQRKVVYAERRRILEGEDLKDQVRDMQEDVISAYVAGATADGYVEDWDLDELWNALESLYGPTVEWRDLVDGDEYGAPGDLSARDLEDVLREDIHASYSELEDAVAAIGGEDQMRNMERFTILNVMDRKWREHLYEMDYLKEGIGLRAMAQADPLVEYQREGYDMFAGMMEGIKEESIRQLFLVRKQVMQAEQKETADLNDDGVVDEKDFAPELAKAETQPTQMTYSGPSADGTAEQKRVGGETGNRAQRRRAARRGRHSK; encoded by the coding sequence GTGTTTTCTTTCAGCAAGTTGCTCCGCGTCGGTGAGGGGCGCGCCGTGAAGCGCCTCAAGGGCATCGCGGACGCGGTGCTCGAGCTCGACGAAGAGTACTCGGAGCTGTCCGACGAGGAGCTGCGGCTGAAAACCGAGGAATTCAAGACCCGCCTCGAGGACGGCGAAACCCTCGACGACCTGCTGCTCGAGGCCTTCGCCACCGCCCGCGAGGCGTCGTGGCGCGTGCTCGGCCAGAAGCACTACCCGGTGCAGGTCATGGGCGGCGCGGCGCTGCACTTCGGCAACGTCGCCGAGATGAAGACCGGCGAGGGCAAGACGCTGACCTGTGTGCTCCCCGCCTACCTCAACGCCCTGGAGGGCAAGGGCGTCCACGTGGTCACGGTCAACGACTACCTCGCCAAGCGCGACGCCGAGTGGATGGGCCGCGTCCACCGCTTCCTGGGCCTGGAGACCTCCGTCATCCTGTCGGGGCTGAGCCCCGACCAGCGCCGCGAGGCCTACGCCGCGGACATCACCTACGGCACCAACAACGAGCTCGGCTTCGACTACCTGCGCGACAACATGGCGCACTCCCTCGGCGACCTGGTGCAGCGCGGCCACCACTACGCCATCGTCGACGAGGTCGACTCCATCCTCATCGACGAGGCCCGCACGCCGCTGATCATCTCCGGCCCGGCCGACGGCTCGCCGGAGTGGTACCAGGCGTTCGCGGGGATCGTGAAGGGCATGCGCCTGGACATCCACTACGAGGTCGACGTGCGCAAGCGCACCGTCGGCGTCCGCGAGGAGGGCGTCGCCTTCGTCGAGGATCAGCTGGGCATCGAGAACCTCTACGCCGCCGAGAACTCGCAGCTGGTCAGCTACCTGAACAACGCCATCAAGGCGAAGGAGCTGTTCGCCCGCGACAAGGACTACATCATCCGCAACGGCGAGGTCCTCATCGTCGACGAGTTCACCGGCCGCGTGCTGGCCGGCCGCCGCTACAACGAGGGCATGCACCAGGCCATCGAGGCGAAGGAGGGCGTGGAGATCAAGAACGAGAACCAGACCCTCGCCACGGTGACGCTGCAGAACTACTTCCGCATGTACGACAAGCTCGCCGGCATGACCGGCACCGCCGAAACCGAGGCGGCCGAGCTGCACCAGACGTACAAGCTCAACGTCATGCCCATCCCGCCGAACCGCCCCAACCAGCGCAAGGACCACCCCGACCTGGTCTACAAGACGCAGGAGGCGAAGTTCTACGCGGTCATCGAGGACATCCGCGAAAGCCACGAGAAGGGCCAGCCGGTGCTGGTCGGCACCGCGTCGGTGGAGATGTCGGAGCACCTGTCCAAGCTGCTCCAGCGCGAGGGCATCAAGCACAGCGTGCTCAACGCCAAGCACCACGAGAAGGAAGCCGAGATCGTCGCCGTCGCCGGCCGCGTCGGCGCCGTGACCGTGGCCACCAACATGGCCGGCCGAGGCACCGACATCGTGCTGGGCGGCAACCCCGACATCATCGCCGACCTCAACCTCCGCGCCCGCGGCCTGTCGCCGACGGAGACGCCGGAGGAGTACGAGGCCGCGTGGGACGACGAGATCGTCCGCGTCCGCGAGGAAGCGGAGGAGGAGGCCGAGAAGGTCCGCGAGGTCGGTGGCCTGTACGTCCTGGGCACCGAGCGCCACGAGTCCCGCCGCATCGACAACCAGCTGCGCGGCCGCACCGCCCGCCAGGGCGACCCGGGCGAGACCCGCTTCTACCTGTCCATGCGCGACGAGCTGATGGTCCGCTTCAACGGCCAGCGCATGGAAGCGCTGATGAACACGCTCAACGTGCCGGACGACGTGCCGATCGACTCGAAGGTCGTGTCCAACTCCATCAAGAGCGTGCAGACGCAGGTGGAGAGCCAGAACTTCGAGGTCCGCAAGAACGTCCTCAAGTACGACGAGGTGATGAACCAGCAGCGCAAGGTCGTCTACGCCGAGCGCCGCCGCATCCTCGAGGGCGAGGACCTGAAGGACCAGGTCCGCGACATGCAGGAGGACGTCATCTCGGCGTACGTCGCCGGCGCCACCGCCGACGGCTACGTGGAGGACTGGGACCTCGACGAGCTGTGGAACGCGCTGGAGTCGCTCTACGGCCCGACCGTCGAGTGGCGGGACCTGGTCGACGGCGACGAGTACGGCGCCCCCGGCGACCTGTCGGCCCGGGATCTCGAGGACGTGCTGCGGGAGGACATCCACGCGAGCTACTCCGAGCTGGAGGACGCCGTGGCGGCCATCGGCGGCGAGGACCAGATGCGCAACATGGAGCGCTTCACCATCCTCAACGTGATGGACCGCAAGTGGCGCGAGCACCTCTACGAGATGGACTACCTCAAGGAGGGCATCGGCCTGCGCGCCATGGCCCAGGCAGACCCGCTGGTCGAGTACCAGCGCGAGGGCTACGACATGTTCGCGGGCATGATGGAGGGCATCAAGGAGGAGTCCATCCGCCAGCTGTTCCTGGTGCGCAAGCAGGTCATGCAGGCCGAGCAGAAGGAGACGGCGGACCTCAACGACGACGGCGTCGTCGACGAGAAGGACTTCGCCCCCGAGCTGGCCAAGGCCGAGACGCAGCCGACGCAGATGACGTACTCCGGCCCGTCCGCCGACGGCACCGCCGAGCAGAAGCGCGTCGGCGGCGAGACCGGCAACCGCGCCCAGCGCCGCCGGGCCGCGCGCCGGGGCCGCCACTCCAAGTGA
- a CDS encoding Rv3235 family protein, with product MTGDIGELAPVRGFELLRGLRPGGGTETALDDGRPSGPGMPGCGDAARASLAQSMTVIVEVLSGRRRPQALSRASIDERVLAGLRHRLRAGGLRGAALRTLHPSGRPCGTRVEFVGSYAHAGRVRALAGAMIDDGRGWTITALRFI from the coding sequence ATGACGGGGGACATCGGGGAGCTCGCGCCGGTGCGCGGGTTCGAGCTGCTGCGGGGCCTGCGGCCGGGCGGCGGGACGGAAACCGCGCTTGACGACGGCCGGCCGTCCGGGCCGGGAATGCCGGGATGCGGCGACGCCGCGCGCGCCAGTCTGGCGCAGTCGATGACGGTGATCGTCGAGGTGCTGTCCGGGCGGCGGCGGCCGCAGGCCCTGTCCCGGGCCTCCATCGACGAGCGGGTGCTCGCCGGGCTGCGCCACCGGCTCCGCGCCGGCGGCCTGCGGGGCGCGGCGTTGCGGACCCTCCACCCGTCGGGGCGGCCCTGCGGGACCCGCGTCGAATTCGTCGGGTCCTACGCGCACGCCGGCCGCGTACGGGCCCTGGCCGGCGCGATGATCGACGATGGCCGGGGCTGGACGATCACCGCGCTGCGGTTCATCTAG
- a CDS encoding HAD family hydrolase — protein sequence MRGLIIDYCGVLDGTDEERARWRKLMAAARANGVALAVLSNDPGGPGADPIRKFEEDGLVDAVVLSGEVGAEKPEPEVFDIVAERLGLPARDCVLVDDSIVNIHGAVSHGMVGVFYQQFDRAVVEITGLFDLEGEF from the coding sequence ATGCGTGGTCTCATCATCGATTACTGCGGTGTCCTGGACGGCACCGACGAAGAGCGGGCGCGGTGGCGGAAGCTGATGGCCGCCGCCCGAGCCAACGGCGTCGCATTGGCGGTGCTGTCGAACGACCCGGGCGGCCCCGGGGCGGATCCGATCCGGAAGTTCGAGGAGGACGGGCTCGTCGACGCCGTCGTGCTGTCGGGTGAGGTCGGCGCCGAGAAACCCGAACCGGAGGTCTTCGACATCGTCGCGGAGCGGCTGGGGCTGCCGGCGCGCGATTGCGTGCTGGTCGACGATTCGATCGTCAACATCCACGGTGCCGTGTCGCACGGCATGGTCGGCGTGTTCTACCAGCAGTTCGACCGTGCGGTCGTGGAGATCACGGGCCTGTTCGACCTGGAGGGCGAGTTCTAG
- a CDS encoding DUF6912 family protein: MRVYVPATFGMLGELLSDGAVVPRRGWAFAVTPALRDFYVEGDDEELADIAFDEASRASLRLLSAYDGEFPHRRVVIAADVADDAVELKPDMGEAVVALSGDLSRDDVAAIHVDVEAAEQPVEKAIAAVDAADLGDEDAELTVGDCLERPLAWYDAAELPMLVDLL, from the coding sequence GTGCGCGTGTACGTGCCGGCCACGTTCGGCATGCTCGGCGAGCTGCTTTCCGACGGCGCGGTGGTCCCGCGCCGCGGCTGGGCTTTCGCGGTGACGCCGGCCCTGCGCGACTTTTACGTGGAGGGCGACGACGAGGAGCTGGCGGACATCGCCTTCGACGAGGCCTCGCGGGCGTCGCTGCGGCTGCTGTCGGCGTACGACGGCGAGTTTCCGCACCGCCGCGTCGTGATCGCCGCCGACGTCGCCGACGATGCGGTCGAGCTCAAGCCGGACATGGGGGAGGCGGTCGTCGCGCTGTCGGGGGATCTGTCGCGCGACGACGTCGCCGCCATCCACGTCGACGTGGAGGCCGCGGAGCAGCCGGTGGAGAAGGCCATCGCCGCCGTCGACGCCGCCGACCTGGGGGACGAGGACGCCGAACTGACCGTGGGGGATTGCCTCGAGCGGCCGCTGGCCTGGTACGACGCCGCGGAGTTGCCCATGCTCGTGGATCTGCTGTAA